One [Clostridium] saccharolyticum WM1 DNA segment encodes these proteins:
- the arsD gene encoding arsenite efflux transporter metallochaperone ArsD, which translates to MKTMSIYEPALCCETGVCGVSVDPELLRISTVVNSLKKQDVKIQRYNLNSNPQAFIDCAEINQLIMKEGVDALPATVVDGKIVKTKAYPTNGEIMEMLGIPEGYLGEEPQNEGGCCCKGGCC; encoded by the coding sequence ATGAAAACAATGTCTATTTATGAACCAGCTCTTTGCTGCGAAACTGGTGTATGCGGTGTTAGCGTCGATCCGGAGTTACTCAGAATTTCAACAGTTGTTAACAGCTTAAAAAAACAAGATGTAAAAATTCAAAGATATAATCTGAATAGCAATCCCCAGGCATTTATTGATTGTGCAGAGATAAATCAGTTGATTATGAAAGAGGGAGTGGACGCTTTGCCTGCAACGGTGGTGGATGGAAAGATTGTTAAAACCAAGGCGTATCCAACCAATGGGGAAATTATGGAGATGCTGGGAATACCAGAAGGGTATTTAGGGGAAGAACCTCAAAATGAAGGTGGATGCTGTTGCAAGGGAGGTTGCTGTTAG
- the arsB gene encoding ACR3 family arsenite efflux transporter — MEKNKEQGIGFFERYLSLWVILCMVTGVLTGKFLPGIPAFLGKFEYAQVSAPIAVLIWLMIYPMMMKVNFSSIKNVGKNPKGLFVTWVTNWLIKPFTMFGIAGFFFFVVFRGFISPELAKDYLAGAVLLGAAPCTAMVFVWSHLTKGDPAYTVVQVATNDLIILVAFTPIVAFLLGVGGVSIPWNTLLLSVVLFVVIPLIGGILTRTFVVKNKGEKYFISKFIPKFNNVTIMGLLLTLIIIFSFQGNVILKNPLHIVLIAVPLIIQTFFIFFIAYITCKALKLPYQIAAPAGMIGASNFFELSVAVAISLFGATSPVALATIVGVLVEVPVMLMLVKIANGTKGWFEK; from the coding sequence GTGGAAAAGAATAAGGAGCAGGGAATTGGTTTTTTTGAAAGATATCTTAGTTTATGGGTAATTCTCTGCATGGTGACGGGAGTTTTAACCGGAAAGTTTCTTCCTGGAATTCCGGCATTTTTGGGTAAATTTGAATATGCGCAGGTATCTGCTCCTATTGCTGTACTCATATGGCTGATGATTTATCCGATGATGATGAAGGTAAATTTTTCCAGTATTAAAAATGTGGGGAAGAACCCCAAAGGATTATTTGTTACATGGGTAACAAACTGGTTGATTAAGCCCTTTACCATGTTTGGAATTGCAGGTTTCTTTTTTTTCGTGGTATTTAGAGGGTTTATTTCTCCAGAACTGGCAAAGGATTATCTGGCAGGGGCAGTTTTGCTTGGAGCAGCACCATGTACGGCAATGGTATTTGTATGGAGTCATTTAACAAAAGGTGATCCAGCATATACAGTCGTTCAGGTGGCAACCAATGACTTGATTATTCTGGTTGCATTTACTCCGATTGTAGCATTTTTGCTGGGGGTTGGAGGTGTTTCCATACCCTGGAATACGTTGCTGCTTTCCGTAGTACTGTTTGTTGTGATACCGCTTATCGGAGGTATCCTGACAAGAACATTTGTGGTGAAGAATAAAGGGGAAAAATATTTCATCTCAAAGTTTATTCCCAAATTCAACAATGTAACGATTATGGGCTTATTACTGACTCTTATTATAATTTTTTCATTTCAGGGAAATGTTATTTTAAAAAATCCATTGCATATTGTTTTGATAGCAGTACCGCTTATTATTCAAACATTTTTCATTTTCTTTATTGCTTATATCACCTGTAAGGCTTTAAAGCTGCCATATCAAATTGCAGCTCCCGCCGGAATGATCGGGGCCTCGAACTTTTTTGAGCTTTCTGTAGCGGTTGCAATTTCACTTTTTGGGGCAACCTCTCCGGTGGCATTGGCTACCATTGTTGGCGTACTGGTGGAGGTTCCGGTTATGCTGATGTTAGTTAAAATAGCAAATGGTACGAAAGGCTGGTTTGAAAAGTGA
- a CDS encoding ArsR/SmtB family transcription factor, with protein MDKYNEHVGLFKALSDVNRIMIVDMLSCGELCACKILEKFNITQPTLSHHMKILCDCGLTNARKEGKWMYYSLNDHVVQDFKKFLCSITSSKEDCICKGGNCCCGKE; from the coding sequence ATGGATAAATATAATGAGCATGTTGGATTATTCAAGGCTTTATCTGATGTAAACAGAATCATGATCGTAGATATGCTTTCCTGTGGTGAGCTATGTGCCTGTAAGATACTGGAGAAATTTAACATTACGCAGCCGACTCTGTCTCATCATATGAAAATACTTTGTGACTGTGGTTTGACAAATGCACGGAAAGAGGGGAAATGGATGTACTATTCCCTGAATGATCATGTAGTACAGGATTTTAAAAAATTCCTGTGTTCCATAACATCCAGTAAAGAAGATTGTATCTGTAAAGGAGGGAATTGCTGCTGTGGAAAAGAATAA